From Novosphingobium resinovorum, the proteins below share one genomic window:
- a CDS encoding helix-turn-helix domain-containing protein, with amino-acid sequence MQPIALPPKEAFAMLSIGRTKGYELIAARELEVFKIGRSTRITVASILAFMERQIASRDV; translated from the coding sequence ATGCAACCAATCGCACTGCCACCTAAGGAAGCCTTCGCCATGCTCAGCATCGGCCGTACAAAGGGGTATGAGCTGATTGCGGCTCGCGAACTTGAAGTGTTCAAGATCGGCCGTTCGACCCGGATCACGGTTGCCAGCATTCTGGCCTTTATGGAGAGGCAGATAGCCAGTCGCGACGTCTGA